GGGCCATGACGATCACCGGCAGGGACCATTTGCCGATCCTCTCGATCCGGCGGGCGCGCAGGCGCGCCTGCTCGTCGGCGTCGGGCGTGTCCACGAGGGGGCTCGGGTCCGCAAGGCTCATGCTGCTGCTCCAATCGCTTCTTGCAGGGCATCGGAGGCCGCCCGGCAATGGGCGGCGTATTCGGGGCTGGTGCGGAAGGTCTCGGTGCGCGGGTAGGGCGCGTCGACCTGCACCTCGCGCAGCACCCGCCCGGGCCGCGCCGCCATGACCACGATCCGGTCCGACAGGAACACGCTTTCGAACACCGAATGGGTCACGAAGATCACCGTGCAGCCGATCTTTTCCTTCAGGGCCAGAAGGTCGTTGTTCAGTTTGAACCTTGTGATCTCGTCCAGGGCCGCGAAGGGCTCGTCCATCAGGATCAGCCGGGGCCGCGTGACCATGGCCCGCGCAATGGACACCCGCATCTTCATGCCCCCCGACAGCTCCCTTGGATAGGCATTCTGGAATTTCTCCAGACCGACGAGTTTCAACGCCTCCAGCACCTCGTCCTTGACCGCGTTGTAGGGTTTGCCGCGCAGCCGGTAGGGCAGGTAGGTGTTCTGCGCCACCGTGGCCCAGGGCATCAGGGTCGGTTCCTGGAACACCACGCCCAGATCGCCCGTGTCATGCTGCCCGGTCCAGTCCACCGATCCGCGCGTCGGATGCAACAGGTCGGCGATGATCCGCAGCGCCGTGGACTTGCCACAGCCCGAGGGGCCCAGCAGGGACATGAAATCCCCCTGGTTGATCGTCAGGCTCAGGTCGCGCAGGGCCACCACGTCGCCGTTGAAAATCTTGTCCACCCCGGACAGCGTCAGGACCGGGGGACGGGCATCGAGCGGCGCAAGCGGTGCAGCAGTGGCGAGGGTCATTGCGTCTTTCATACGAACTTCACAGGATCGCGCGCCCCGTATCCCGGGCCGCGCGACAGGTCTCGACAGGCTGGTCTCAGCCGCCGGGCTTGAGATCCATGCCCAAACCCTGGTTCACGAACTGTGTGGTATAGCTCGCCGCGATGTCGAGCCCGTCCTCGATCACCCCGGCCTTGACCATCTTGGCGTAGAAATCGGCCACCACGTCCGGGTTGATCGCGCCGATGCCCATCTCCAGTGCGTCGCCGCTGTCCACGATGCCCTCGTCCTTCATCATGTTGCGCGCAAAGGCGAGCTTGTCATCGGTCATGTCCGGGTTCGCCGCCTTGATCAGTTCGTTGGCCGCGGACGGATCGCCGTAGAGATAATTGTACCAGCCCTTGATCGATCCCTCGACGAAGCACTTCACCTGCTCGGGCTTCTCGTCGATCGTGGCCTGCATGGTCTCGACCATGGTGGCGTAGCTGGAAAAGCCCGCATCGGCGATCAGGAACACGTTGGGCTTGAACCCGGCCTCCTTTTCGACCGCGAAGGGTTCGGAGCTGAGATAGCCCTGCATGCCCACGCGCTTGTCCGCGATGAAGGGCGCGGGATTGAACGTATAGGGCTGGCGCTGCTCCACGGTGAATCCGTGCTCGGCGATCATCCACTGGTAGTAGGACGTGAAGCCATTATCCCCGATCAACAGGGTGAGATCCTTCAGCTCTTCCCAACTGTCGGCCTCGCCCGGGTGGGCAAGGATCACCTGCGGATGCTTCTGGAAGGTCGCGGCGACCATGACGACGGGAATGTCCTCCTTCACCGCGTTGAACGCCTGCAGCATGTCTCCGCCCATGTGATAGTCGATCCGGCCCGCCAGCATCAGGGCCCGGTTGTTGACCTGCGGGCCGCCCGAGATGATCTCGACATCCAGACCACAAGCGGCATAGGTGCCGTCGGCCACGGACTGGTAGAACCCGCCATGCTCGGCCTGGGCCAGCCAGTTGGTGCCGAAGACGACCTTGGCGTTCTCGGCAGAGGCAGCGGAGGCGCCGCATACGAGCGCGATCGCCAGAAGCGAAGTGGTTGTACGTGTCATGGGATCTCCTGTCGGGTGTATTTGCTTTTTTTTGAAAATAGAGCATGCGCGCAGTTTGGCATCAAATCATGCGCGATACTCAATGATTCTGCCTAATTAGGCGGCGCAAACGCTCCCATTTCGGGCGGGAGGGTCAAA
The Dinoroseobacter shibae DFL 12 = DSM 16493 genome window above contains:
- a CDS encoding ABC transporter ATP-binding protein, giving the protein MTLATAAPLAPLDARPPVLTLSGVDKIFNGDVVALRDLSLTINQGDFMSLLGPSGCGKSTALRIIADLLHPTRGSVDWTGQHDTGDLGVVFQEPTLMPWATVAQNTYLPYRLRGKPYNAVKDEVLEALKLVGLEKFQNAYPRELSGGMKMRVSIARAMVTRPRLILMDEPFAALDEITRFKLNNDLLALKEKIGCTVIFVTHSVFESVFLSDRIVVMAARPGRVLREVQVDAPYPRTETFRTSPEYAAHCRAASDALQEAIGAAA
- a CDS encoding ABC transporter substrate-binding protein, which produces MTRTTTSLLAIALVCGASAASAENAKVVFGTNWLAQAEHGGFYQSVADGTYAACGLDVEIISGGPQVNNRALMLAGRIDYHMGGDMLQAFNAVKEDIPVVMVAATFQKHPQVILAHPGEADSWEELKDLTLLIGDNGFTSYYQWMIAEHGFTVEQRQPYTFNPAPFIADKRVGMQGYLSSEPFAVEKEAGFKPNVFLIADAGFSSYATMVETMQATIDEKPEQVKCFVEGSIKGWYNYLYGDPSAANELIKAANPDMTDDKLAFARNMMKDEGIVDSGDALEMGIGAINPDVVADFYAKMVKAGVIEDGLDIAASYTTQFVNQGLGMDLKPGG